From Asterias rubens chromosome 6, eAstRub1.3, whole genome shotgun sequence, one genomic window encodes:
- the LOC117291815 gene encoding uncharacterized protein LOC117291815 isoform X1, giving the protein MMSDSLAAINVDQLSNAVNAVVNGQQQGQQSLNVTSSVAQNSLGLHIPTNSPVSIPSTVMIHVDRQLLSQLSLPPSVSTNEVSGIDNVLLQNSGGFPNNFLVAPTQQQSRSVQPNQPTIVAASNAPQNTLLTSQMMSAPSVPNRQQSFVQNNPVTTVLGPQMLSVSSSNGSQAIPFNAPVNAPLNAMLGTQMMVPSIITSVVPGSTSQSAPLSTFLGSPLVVSRDVSLSAGITNALMTKQGGEQMIFNIQPEVPRGVNSGNSNNSVLQLVPISSSNSFTTNQQAAQNPMINMSIAIHLPTSGTQSNKDPNSTQKQARTIPFSQLMTGQPIPVSQITGPLQVSLEPTQERVALQPSSLPLPQLSNPQGISLSQIATQLSSSHGQSTGSIQPQMSIPLSQLGFAQAIPVSQIQLPDGAQQGTSCQLGSAPQQIQIPQSMLQSFQAHSMNSPSVTSTSTAPITTAMQVTASMPTPIQAPAVIPVQDMQGKPYWNIHSLDQGSQLTSAPQLTSPLTSHLTPSLSSQTLDVPSVTPIAKSQRQGEVDLGLVSISPEGLVTSMNADDIATLNLEATESMETLALPFEVVSSNIWCIDCNHYNPTTCTTHDPPTTITDSEIPCKAKLTLPSMLKLSETLVNSHGNRNGVIAVQSIEARCQFGPLIGKIISKDDSVVETHSNRLWKIYRNGMVSHCIDVSDDENCNWMIYVKLANRTSEQNLVAHQSGGQIYFITNKLIKEGEELKIWYSKDYAQWQGVPETPESSFHCTQCPMHFFQRKQLIHHLGCKHPDMASRRYKCTVCPRAFISNTKLHLHMLTHMGLKPYKCEHCSKQFSDPSNLRIHTKIHTEEKRFICDVCQKAFRQKIHLIAHMTTHTGEKLFKCPFCELTFATHSTLRQHRYSHETTDQEFECEKCERKFKNQRILQKHVKTHSWKRDYQCSSCNKGFFTRYHAKRHYQNCKGPREERDKKREKRRSDGEEKVRKPRMRRSRPGRHQRRTSDSSSSQTHHEEGIACGTNTSIEEQFRGSDDYYVDGELTSTHQEESPEIDRELSRIVLETAECRAGPSRDVKWVPVGKSDGEDLHDQPTLHYHGDLNPSLTQSDVPSSLDDSSEDRQQRRRLERGAATEPACLNQQSERQSGRPVRRRKTPKRYTNDEDHPPDRKADQVKDTQQRRGNRSIYTVSIADTTISIPMSSEQVGCNTDEASSSTAVDCTASHQVNIMHSLDSNILGDTTDTRGSPSNSLLPLIVGEDMQGSDWQTTIQVNSLEIPSTVVQEAGVSEPSSIATGSLSLETSTMSVPDMSPSGDAVSGQYATRSSPMATRSMSMQMQRRESAGNVEQCDDEERAGTVNENVEE; this is encoded by the exons ATGATGAGTGATTCGTTAGCAGCCATTAATGTGGATCAATTGAGTAATGCCGTCAATGCTGTTGTTAATGGACAACAGCAAGGACAACAAAGCCTCAATGTTACATCATCTGTGGCCCAG AACAGCCTGGGTCTGCATATACCAACCAATAGTCCAGTGTCAATTCCAAGTACAGTGATGATACATGTGGACAGACAGCTGTTGAGTCAACTGTCATTACCCCCTTCAGTGTCAACTAATGAGGTGTCAGGAATTGACAATGTGCTGTTACAGAACTCAG GTGGCTTTCCAAACAACTTTCTTGTTGCCCCAACCCAGCAACAGAGCAGATCCGTACAACCCAATCAGCCGACTATCGTCGCAGCCTCCAACGCACCACAAAACACACTACTGACCAGCCAGATGATGAGCGCACCGTCTGTACCTAACAGGCAGCAATCATTCGTGCAGAATAATCCAGTGACGACGGTTCTCGGCCCTCAAATGTTGAGTGTCTCTTCCAGTAATGGGTCCCAAGCGATCCCCTTTAACGCACCTGTTAACGCACCCCTAAACGCTATGCTGGGAACTCAGATGATGGTCCCTTCAATAATCACCAGTGTAGTTCCGGGATCTACAAGCCAGAGTGCACCCCTCAGCACGTTTCTAGGGTCCCCCTTGGTCGTATCGAGGGATGTAAGTCTGAGTGCTGGGATCACCAATGCACTCATGACTAAGCAAGGCGGAGAACAGATGATATTTAACATTCAGCCGGAGGTCCCCAGAGGGGTTAACAGCGGTAACAGTAACAACAGTGTTCTGCAACTTGTGCCAATTAGCAGCAGCAACAG TTTTACAACCAACCAACAAGCCGCTCAGAATCCCATGATCAACATGAGCATTGCCATCCACCTCCCAACCAGCGGTACTCAGAGCAACAAGGATCCAAACTCCACCCAGAAACAAGCCAGAACAATCCCTTTCTCCCAGCTCATGACTGGCCAGCCGATCCCAGTCTCGCAGATCACCGGCCCACTTCAGGTTTCCCTTGAGCCTACCCAGGAGCGAGTGGCTCTCCAACCAAGCTCCTTACCTCTTCCGCAGTTGTCGAACCCCCAAGGTATTTCTCTATCCCAAATTGCGACACAGCTTTCTTCAAGTCATGGACAATCGACTGGATCCATCCAGCCTCAGATGTCAATCCCATTGTCACAACTCGGGTTTGCTCAGGCGATTCCAGTCTCGCAGATCCAGCTTCCAGATGGCGCTCAGCAGGGCACATCCTGTCAGCTCGGCTCAGCACCACAGCAGATTCAGATACCTCAGTCCATGCTTCAGTCGTTCCAAGCTCATTCTATGAACTCACCTTCCGTTACGTCCACATCAACAGCACCCATCACTACAGCGATGCAAGTCACGGCGTCCATGCCGACACCGATTCAAGCTCCCGCTGTTATCCCAGTCCAAGATATGCAAGGGAAGCCCTACTGGAACATCCATTCCTTGGACCAAGGATCACAACTGACCTCAGCTCCTCAGCTGACCTCTCCATTGACTTCTCACCTGACCCCATCTTTGTCCTCACAGACCCTTGATGTTCCATCAGTGACCCCCATTGCTAAGTCACAGAGACAAGGAGAGGTCGATCTTGGACTTGTCTCGATATCTCCAGAGGGACTGGTCACCAGCATGAATGCCGACGATATCGCAACCTTAAATTTAGAAGCAACAGAGTCAATGGAAACTCTTGCCTTACCTTTTGAAGTTGTATCATCAAACATAT GGTGCATTGACTGTAACCACTACAATCCAACCACATGTACAACTCATGATCCTCCAACGACCATCACAGATAGTGAGATTCCTTGCAAAGCTAAACTAACATTACCGTCGATGTTGAAGCTTTCGGAAACACTTGTCAATAGCCATGGAAATCGGAATG GAGTAATTGCAGTGCAAAGTATCGAAGCTCGTTGCCAATTTGGGCCATTAATTGGAAAAATTATCAGCAAGGATGACAGTGTTGTTGAAACCCACTCCAATCGGCTGTGGAAG ATCTATCGAAATGGTATGGTCAGCCACTGCATAGATGTTTCTGATGACGAAAATTGTAATTGGATGATTTATGTCAAGCTCGCTAATCGAACGAGTGAACAGAATTTAGTAGCCCACCAGAGTGGAGGACAAATTTACTTCATCACCAACAAACTCATCAAGGAAGGGGAGGAGCTCAAGATTTGGTATAGCAAAGACTACGCACAGTGGCAGG GAGTACCTGAAACACCCGAGTCTTCATTCCACTGCACTCAGTGCCCCATGCATTTCTTCCAGCGTAAACAACTGATCCACCATCTGGGGTGCAAGCACCCAGACATGGCGTCCCGTCGCTACAAATGTACAGTGTGCCCCCGAGCCTTCATCTCAAACACCAAACTACACCTTCACATGCTGACCCATATGGGGTTGAAACCGTACAAGTGTGAACATTGTAGCAAGCAGTTTTCAGATCCGAGCAATCTGCGCATTCATACAAAGATACACACAG AAGAGAAACGGTTTATTTGTGATGTTTGTCAAAAGGCGTTCAGACAAAAGATCCACCTGATTGCCCACATGACCACTCACACTGGGGAGAAACTTTTCAAATGTCCTTTCTGTGAGCTAACGTTTGCTACTCATTCTACTCTGAGGCAGCACAGATACTCACATGAGACGACCGATCAGGAG TTTGAATGCGAGAAGTGTGAGCGCAAGTTCAAGAATCAACGCATCTTACAGAAGCACGTCAAGACCCACTCATGGAAACGTGACTACCAATGTTCGTCATGCAACAAGGGTTTCTTCACTCGCTATCACGCCAAGAGACATTACCAGAATTGTAAAGGTCCCAGAGAGGAGAGGGATAAAAAGCGAGAGAAGAGGAGGAGTGATGGAGAGGAGAAGGTGAGGAAACCAAGGATGAGGCGAAGTCGTCCTGGAAGACATCAACGGAGAACGTCTGATAGTTCATCGTCTCAGACTCACCATGAGGAGGGTATAGCTTGTGGGACAAACACTAGTATTGAGGAACAATTCCGTGGAAGTGATGATTATTATGTTGATGGTGAACTCACAAGCACGCATCAGGAAGAAAGTCCTGAGATTGACAGAGAATTGTCGAGGATTGTCTTAGAAACTGCAGAATGCAGAGCAGGACCTTCAAGAGACGTGAAATGGGTGCCAGTTGGTAAGAGTGATGGTGAGGATTTACATGACCAACCGACATTGCATTATCATGGAGATTTGAACCCGTCTTTAACTCAGTCTGATGTTCCATCATCATTGGATGATTCGTCTGAGGACAGACAACAAAGACGAAGGTTAGAAAGAGGTGCGGCAACAGAGCCGGCATGTTTGAATCAACAAAGTGAGCGCCAAAGTGGTCGGCCTGTACGAAGGCGGAAGACTCCCAAGAGGTATACTAATGATGAAGATCATCCTCCCGATAGGAAAGCAGATCAGGTTAAAGATACCCAGCAGCGACGAGGAAACCGCAGCATTTACACTGTAAGCATTGCGGACACAACGATTAGCATACCCATGTCATCTGAACAGGTAGGCTGCAACACTGATGAGGCATCATCATCCACTGCTGTTGACTGCACAGCCAGCCACCAAGTCAACATCATGCATTCGCTTGATTCAAACATTCTTGGGGATACTACGGACACTAGAGGGAGCCCTTCAAACTCTCTGCTGCCCCTGATTGTTGGCGAGGACATGCAGGGTTCTGATTGGCAAACGACCATCCAGGTAAACTCGCTTGAAATACCGTCTACTGTCGTACAGGAGGCAGGTGTAAGTGAGCCATCATCCATAGCAACAGGGTCGTTGTCCCTGGAAACATCCACAATGTCTGTGCCAGATATGTCGCCATCAGGTGATGCGGTGTCAGGTCAATATGCAACAAGGTCATCGCCCATGGCAACAAGGTCAATGTCAATGCAGATGCAGAGGAGAGAGAGTGCAGGTAACGTGGAGCAGTGTGATGATGAGGAAAGGGCGGGAACAGTCAACGAAAATGTTGAGGAATAA
- the LOC117291815 gene encoding uncharacterized protein LOC117291815 isoform X2 translates to MPSMLLLMDNSKDNKASMLHHLWPSLGLHIPTNSPVSIPSTVMIHVDRQLLSQLSLPPSVSTNEVSGIDNVLLQNSGGFPNNFLVAPTQQQSRSVQPNQPTIVAASNAPQNTLLTSQMMSAPSVPNRQQSFVQNNPVTTVLGPQMLSVSSSNGSQAIPFNAPVNAPLNAMLGTQMMVPSIITSVVPGSTSQSAPLSTFLGSPLVVSRDVSLSAGITNALMTKQGGEQMIFNIQPEVPRGVNSGNSNNSVLQLVPISSSNSFTTNQQAAQNPMINMSIAIHLPTSGTQSNKDPNSTQKQARTIPFSQLMTGQPIPVSQITGPLQVSLEPTQERVALQPSSLPLPQLSNPQGISLSQIATQLSSSHGQSTGSIQPQMSIPLSQLGFAQAIPVSQIQLPDGAQQGTSCQLGSAPQQIQIPQSMLQSFQAHSMNSPSVTSTSTAPITTAMQVTASMPTPIQAPAVIPVQDMQGKPYWNIHSLDQGSQLTSAPQLTSPLTSHLTPSLSSQTLDVPSVTPIAKSQRQGEVDLGLVSISPEGLVTSMNADDIATLNLEATESMETLALPFEVVSSNIWCIDCNHYNPTTCTTHDPPTTITDSEIPCKAKLTLPSMLKLSETLVNSHGNRNGVIAVQSIEARCQFGPLIGKIISKDDSVVETHSNRLWKIYRNGMVSHCIDVSDDENCNWMIYVKLANRTSEQNLVAHQSGGQIYFITNKLIKEGEELKIWYSKDYAQWQGVPETPESSFHCTQCPMHFFQRKQLIHHLGCKHPDMASRRYKCTVCPRAFISNTKLHLHMLTHMGLKPYKCEHCSKQFSDPSNLRIHTKIHTEEKRFICDVCQKAFRQKIHLIAHMTTHTGEKLFKCPFCELTFATHSTLRQHRYSHETTDQEFECEKCERKFKNQRILQKHVKTHSWKRDYQCSSCNKGFFTRYHAKRHYQNCKGPREERDKKREKRRSDGEEKVRKPRMRRSRPGRHQRRTSDSSSSQTHHEEGIACGTNTSIEEQFRGSDDYYVDGELTSTHQEESPEIDRELSRIVLETAECRAGPSRDVKWVPVGKSDGEDLHDQPTLHYHGDLNPSLTQSDVPSSLDDSSEDRQQRRRLERGAATEPACLNQQSERQSGRPVRRRKTPKRYTNDEDHPPDRKADQVKDTQQRRGNRSIYTVSIADTTISIPMSSEQVGCNTDEASSSTAVDCTASHQVNIMHSLDSNILGDTTDTRGSPSNSLLPLIVGEDMQGSDWQTTIQVNSLEIPSTVVQEAGVSEPSSIATGSLSLETSTMSVPDMSPSGDAVSGQYATRSSPMATRSMSMQMQRRESAGNVEQCDDEERAGTVNENVEE, encoded by the exons ATGCCGTCAATGCTGTTGTTAATGGACAACAGCAAGGACAACAAAGCCTCAATGTTACATCATCTGTGGCCCAG CCTGGGTCTGCATATACCAACCAATAGTCCAGTGTCAATTCCAAGTACAGTGATGATACATGTGGACAGACAGCTGTTGAGTCAACTGTCATTACCCCCTTCAGTGTCAACTAATGAGGTGTCAGGAATTGACAATGTGCTGTTACAGAACTCAG GTGGCTTTCCAAACAACTTTCTTGTTGCCCCAACCCAGCAACAGAGCAGATCCGTACAACCCAATCAGCCGACTATCGTCGCAGCCTCCAACGCACCACAAAACACACTACTGACCAGCCAGATGATGAGCGCACCGTCTGTACCTAACAGGCAGCAATCATTCGTGCAGAATAATCCAGTGACGACGGTTCTCGGCCCTCAAATGTTGAGTGTCTCTTCCAGTAATGGGTCCCAAGCGATCCCCTTTAACGCACCTGTTAACGCACCCCTAAACGCTATGCTGGGAACTCAGATGATGGTCCCTTCAATAATCACCAGTGTAGTTCCGGGATCTACAAGCCAGAGTGCACCCCTCAGCACGTTTCTAGGGTCCCCCTTGGTCGTATCGAGGGATGTAAGTCTGAGTGCTGGGATCACCAATGCACTCATGACTAAGCAAGGCGGAGAACAGATGATATTTAACATTCAGCCGGAGGTCCCCAGAGGGGTTAACAGCGGTAACAGTAACAACAGTGTTCTGCAACTTGTGCCAATTAGCAGCAGCAACAG TTTTACAACCAACCAACAAGCCGCTCAGAATCCCATGATCAACATGAGCATTGCCATCCACCTCCCAACCAGCGGTACTCAGAGCAACAAGGATCCAAACTCCACCCAGAAACAAGCCAGAACAATCCCTTTCTCCCAGCTCATGACTGGCCAGCCGATCCCAGTCTCGCAGATCACCGGCCCACTTCAGGTTTCCCTTGAGCCTACCCAGGAGCGAGTGGCTCTCCAACCAAGCTCCTTACCTCTTCCGCAGTTGTCGAACCCCCAAGGTATTTCTCTATCCCAAATTGCGACACAGCTTTCTTCAAGTCATGGACAATCGACTGGATCCATCCAGCCTCAGATGTCAATCCCATTGTCACAACTCGGGTTTGCTCAGGCGATTCCAGTCTCGCAGATCCAGCTTCCAGATGGCGCTCAGCAGGGCACATCCTGTCAGCTCGGCTCAGCACCACAGCAGATTCAGATACCTCAGTCCATGCTTCAGTCGTTCCAAGCTCATTCTATGAACTCACCTTCCGTTACGTCCACATCAACAGCACCCATCACTACAGCGATGCAAGTCACGGCGTCCATGCCGACACCGATTCAAGCTCCCGCTGTTATCCCAGTCCAAGATATGCAAGGGAAGCCCTACTGGAACATCCATTCCTTGGACCAAGGATCACAACTGACCTCAGCTCCTCAGCTGACCTCTCCATTGACTTCTCACCTGACCCCATCTTTGTCCTCACAGACCCTTGATGTTCCATCAGTGACCCCCATTGCTAAGTCACAGAGACAAGGAGAGGTCGATCTTGGACTTGTCTCGATATCTCCAGAGGGACTGGTCACCAGCATGAATGCCGACGATATCGCAACCTTAAATTTAGAAGCAACAGAGTCAATGGAAACTCTTGCCTTACCTTTTGAAGTTGTATCATCAAACATAT GGTGCATTGACTGTAACCACTACAATCCAACCACATGTACAACTCATGATCCTCCAACGACCATCACAGATAGTGAGATTCCTTGCAAAGCTAAACTAACATTACCGTCGATGTTGAAGCTTTCGGAAACACTTGTCAATAGCCATGGAAATCGGAATG GAGTAATTGCAGTGCAAAGTATCGAAGCTCGTTGCCAATTTGGGCCATTAATTGGAAAAATTATCAGCAAGGATGACAGTGTTGTTGAAACCCACTCCAATCGGCTGTGGAAG ATCTATCGAAATGGTATGGTCAGCCACTGCATAGATGTTTCTGATGACGAAAATTGTAATTGGATGATTTATGTCAAGCTCGCTAATCGAACGAGTGAACAGAATTTAGTAGCCCACCAGAGTGGAGGACAAATTTACTTCATCACCAACAAACTCATCAAGGAAGGGGAGGAGCTCAAGATTTGGTATAGCAAAGACTACGCACAGTGGCAGG GAGTACCTGAAACACCCGAGTCTTCATTCCACTGCACTCAGTGCCCCATGCATTTCTTCCAGCGTAAACAACTGATCCACCATCTGGGGTGCAAGCACCCAGACATGGCGTCCCGTCGCTACAAATGTACAGTGTGCCCCCGAGCCTTCATCTCAAACACCAAACTACACCTTCACATGCTGACCCATATGGGGTTGAAACCGTACAAGTGTGAACATTGTAGCAAGCAGTTTTCAGATCCGAGCAATCTGCGCATTCATACAAAGATACACACAG AAGAGAAACGGTTTATTTGTGATGTTTGTCAAAAGGCGTTCAGACAAAAGATCCACCTGATTGCCCACATGACCACTCACACTGGGGAGAAACTTTTCAAATGTCCTTTCTGTGAGCTAACGTTTGCTACTCATTCTACTCTGAGGCAGCACAGATACTCACATGAGACGACCGATCAGGAG TTTGAATGCGAGAAGTGTGAGCGCAAGTTCAAGAATCAACGCATCTTACAGAAGCACGTCAAGACCCACTCATGGAAACGTGACTACCAATGTTCGTCATGCAACAAGGGTTTCTTCACTCGCTATCACGCCAAGAGACATTACCAGAATTGTAAAGGTCCCAGAGAGGAGAGGGATAAAAAGCGAGAGAAGAGGAGGAGTGATGGAGAGGAGAAGGTGAGGAAACCAAGGATGAGGCGAAGTCGTCCTGGAAGACATCAACGGAGAACGTCTGATAGTTCATCGTCTCAGACTCACCATGAGGAGGGTATAGCTTGTGGGACAAACACTAGTATTGAGGAACAATTCCGTGGAAGTGATGATTATTATGTTGATGGTGAACTCACAAGCACGCATCAGGAAGAAAGTCCTGAGATTGACAGAGAATTGTCGAGGATTGTCTTAGAAACTGCAGAATGCAGAGCAGGACCTTCAAGAGACGTGAAATGGGTGCCAGTTGGTAAGAGTGATGGTGAGGATTTACATGACCAACCGACATTGCATTATCATGGAGATTTGAACCCGTCTTTAACTCAGTCTGATGTTCCATCATCATTGGATGATTCGTCTGAGGACAGACAACAAAGACGAAGGTTAGAAAGAGGTGCGGCAACAGAGCCGGCATGTTTGAATCAACAAAGTGAGCGCCAAAGTGGTCGGCCTGTACGAAGGCGGAAGACTCCCAAGAGGTATACTAATGATGAAGATCATCCTCCCGATAGGAAAGCAGATCAGGTTAAAGATACCCAGCAGCGACGAGGAAACCGCAGCATTTACACTGTAAGCATTGCGGACACAACGATTAGCATACCCATGTCATCTGAACAGGTAGGCTGCAACACTGATGAGGCATCATCATCCACTGCTGTTGACTGCACAGCCAGCCACCAAGTCAACATCATGCATTCGCTTGATTCAAACATTCTTGGGGATACTACGGACACTAGAGGGAGCCCTTCAAACTCTCTGCTGCCCCTGATTGTTGGCGAGGACATGCAGGGTTCTGATTGGCAAACGACCATCCAGGTAAACTCGCTTGAAATACCGTCTACTGTCGTACAGGAGGCAGGTGTAAGTGAGCCATCATCCATAGCAACAGGGTCGTTGTCCCTGGAAACATCCACAATGTCTGTGCCAGATATGTCGCCATCAGGTGATGCGGTGTCAGGTCAATATGCAACAAGGTCATCGCCCATGGCAACAAGGTCAATGTCAATGCAGATGCAGAGGAGAGAGAGTGCAGGTAACGTGGAGCAGTGTGATGATGAGGAAAGGGCGGGAACAGTCAACGAAAATGTTGAGGAATAA